In Nomia melanderi isolate GNS246 chromosome 4, iyNomMela1, whole genome shotgun sequence, the following are encoded in one genomic region:
- the Tmep gene encoding transmembrane endosomal protein isoform X1: protein MTSTVATEPSTTVKFLVDGMTSTTTVTAFSKEEPAPIFLQTKAAQVIAGVFVWIALFLTCQQIYQHLRWYTNPTEQRWIVRILFIVPIYATYSWVSLLFFNSESYYVYFFTVRDCYEAFVIYNFLSLCYEYLGGEGNIMSEIRGKPIRSNCLYGTCCLVGKTYTIGFLRFCKQATLQFCLVKPVMAFVIIFLQAFGHYRDGDWSPDGGYIYITIIYNISVSLALYGLFLFYFATRDLLTPFEPVLKFCTVKSVIFLSFWQGVLLAILEKANVISPITLGQTTSAGTVSAGYQNFLICIEMLFAAIALRYAFPYQVYSAGCVTDSRGRSVTMQSISSSLKETMNPKDIMTDAIHNFHPQYQQYTQYSSGAPKGQRGMRISSFDPDDPQNMPIPPPQRRHTSHQRVATISQNYNEKTMLLSSDDEFQ, encoded by the exons ATGACTAGTACCGTGGCTACGGAACCATCCACGACTGTCAAGTTTTTGGTAGACGGAATGACATCCACGACTACTGTCACTGCGTTTTCCAAGGAGGAACCAGCACCGATATTCTTGCAGACTAAAGCTGCTCAAGTTATCGCTGGTGTGTTCGTTTGGATCGCTCTGTTCTTAACATGTCAACAG atttatcaGCACTTGAGGTGGTACACCAATCCAACAGAACAGAGATGGATAGTGAGGATTCTGTTTATAGTCCCAATATACGCAACTTATTCTTGGGTCTCTCTACTATTTTTTAACAGTGAAAGCTATTATGTTTATTTCTTCACTGTACGAGACTGTTATGAAGCATTTGTTATATATAACTTTTTGTCTTTATGCTACGAGTACCTGGGAGGTGAAGGAAATATTATGTCTGAAATACGTGGCAAACCTATTCGTTCCAATTGCCTATATGGAACATGCTGCCTAGTTGGGAAAACGTATACCATCGGCTTTCTTAGATTTTGCAAGCAAGCCACATTACAATTTTGCTTGGTGAAGCCGGTAATGGCATTCGTCATTATATTCCTTCAAGCATTTGGACATTACAGAGATGGAGATTGGTCTCCAGATGGAGgctatatttatataactataatttataatatcagCGTGTCTCTTGCCCTCTATGGACTTTTCCTGTTCTACTTCGCTACAAGAGACCTGTTAACTCCATTTGAGcctgttttaaaattttgtactgTCAAGAGTGTTATCTTCCTCTCATTCTGGCAAG GAGTTTTACTAGCAATCCTTGAAAAGGCAAATGTAATTTCACCTATAACCTTAGGCCAGACAACCAGTGCAGGCACAGTGTCTGCTGGTTACCAAAATTTTTTGATTTgcattgaaatgttatttgctGCTATAGCTTTACGTTATGCATTTCCTTATCAAGTATATTCAGCTGGTTGCGTTACTGATTCGAGAGGAAGAAGTGTAACAATGCAAAGCATTAGCAGCAGTCTAAAG GAAACCATGAATCCAAAAGACATAATGACTGATGCCATTCACAATTTTCATCCACAGTATCAACAGTACACCCAGTATAGTTCTG GAGCTCCCAAAGGACAACGTGGAATGCGGATATCCAGCTTTGATCCGGACGATCCACAGAATATGCCAATTCCGCCGCCGCAAAGACGACACACTTCTCACCAACGTGTTGCAACAATATCTCAAAATTATAACGAGAAAACAATGCTGTTGAGCAGCGACGACGAGTTCCAATAA
- the Tmep gene encoding transmembrane endosomal protein isoform X2 has protein sequence MTSTVATEPSTTVKFLVDGMTSTTTVTAFSKEEPAPIFLQTKAAQVIAGVFVWIALFLTCQQIYQHLRWYTNPTEQRWIVRILFIVPIYATYSWVSLLFFNSESYYVYFFTVRDCYEAFVIYNFLSLCYEYLGGEGNIMSEIRGKPIRSNCLYGTCCLVGKTYTIGFLRFCKQATLQFCLVKPVMAFVIIFLQAFGHYRDGDWSPDGGYIYITIIYNISVSLALYGLFLFYFATRDLLTPFEPVLKFCTVKSVIFLSFWQGVLLAILEKANVISPITLGQTTSAGTVSAGYQNFLICIEMLFAAIALRYAFPYQVYSAGCVTDSRGRSVTMQSISSSLKETMNPKDIMTDAIHNFHPQYQQYTQYSSDVNTNLPYEKL, from the exons ATGACTAGTACCGTGGCTACGGAACCATCCACGACTGTCAAGTTTTTGGTAGACGGAATGACATCCACGACTACTGTCACTGCGTTTTCCAAGGAGGAACCAGCACCGATATTCTTGCAGACTAAAGCTGCTCAAGTTATCGCTGGTGTGTTCGTTTGGATCGCTCTGTTCTTAACATGTCAACAG atttatcaGCACTTGAGGTGGTACACCAATCCAACAGAACAGAGATGGATAGTGAGGATTCTGTTTATAGTCCCAATATACGCAACTTATTCTTGGGTCTCTCTACTATTTTTTAACAGTGAAAGCTATTATGTTTATTTCTTCACTGTACGAGACTGTTATGAAGCATTTGTTATATATAACTTTTTGTCTTTATGCTACGAGTACCTGGGAGGTGAAGGAAATATTATGTCTGAAATACGTGGCAAACCTATTCGTTCCAATTGCCTATATGGAACATGCTGCCTAGTTGGGAAAACGTATACCATCGGCTTTCTTAGATTTTGCAAGCAAGCCACATTACAATTTTGCTTGGTGAAGCCGGTAATGGCATTCGTCATTATATTCCTTCAAGCATTTGGACATTACAGAGATGGAGATTGGTCTCCAGATGGAGgctatatttatataactataatttataatatcagCGTGTCTCTTGCCCTCTATGGACTTTTCCTGTTCTACTTCGCTACAAGAGACCTGTTAACTCCATTTGAGcctgttttaaaattttgtactgTCAAGAGTGTTATCTTCCTCTCATTCTGGCAAG GAGTTTTACTAGCAATCCTTGAAAAGGCAAATGTAATTTCACCTATAACCTTAGGCCAGACAACCAGTGCAGGCACAGTGTCTGCTGGTTACCAAAATTTTTTGATTTgcattgaaatgttatttgctGCTATAGCTTTACGTTATGCATTTCCTTATCAAGTATATTCAGCTGGTTGCGTTACTGATTCGAGAGGAAGAAGTGTAACAATGCAAAGCATTAGCAGCAGTCTAAAG GAAACCATGAATCCAAAAGACATAATGACTGATGCCATTCACAATTTTCATCCACAGTATCAACAGTACACCCAGTATAGTTCTG acGTTAATACCAACTTGCCGTATGAAAAACTATGA
- the LOC116428227 gene encoding uncharacterized protein LOC116428227 isoform X1, which produces MSGKLRGGTNVKWDSSSDEDDTYESKFNMRLRDSRRNPPQSENETVSEPRKRGRGPSKRPCLNRNALMARENRLRKKAYLEKIESKLSFYQQENKNLVNVIRKQNIDIKRLSGEVTYLRSILNNNTSITALLKTINEGLRKMSTQKNNSLHPNHVSEYPVELETRHKCTCYPNAKENIFNVESGNMLVTNVNNDTLTEQSTIENNVSESHLDTKKGITCKNINFDNIDVSSLHFDHTYTISNDSTVDTKNNSKSKNLINIITSTTDSISEDSYMDNTKDLDDLLPITQADLSNINGKKNNDAIGIDFDQLSTFNMDIFEDLPKCDEMMNTVDNLNDSSNLFAEEEISPNLDNTGICLHVNSDKVSLEFCSICHLNSKNTGSN; this is translated from the coding sequence ATGTCGGGAAAACTGCGAGGAGGGACAAATGTCAAATGGGACAGTTCCTCGGATGAGGATGACACGTACGaatctaaatttaatatgagATTGAGGGATTCTCGAAGAAACCCGCCGCAATCTGAAAATGAAACTGTTTCGGAGCCACGGAAACGAGGCAGGGGACCCTCTAAGAGACCCTGCCTTAACAGAAACGCTCTGATGGCTCGAGAGAACAGGCTTAGGAAGAAAGCATATCTCGAGAAAATAGAAAGCAAACTGTCATTTTATCAGcaagaaaataagaatttgGTAAATGTTATAAGGAAACAGAATATCGACATTAAAAGGTTGAGCGGCGAAGTTACATACCTCAGAAGCATTCTAAACAACAACACGAGTATCACTGCGTTGCTTAAGACTATCAATGAAGGCCTCCGAAAAATGAGTACACAGAAGAATAATTCGTTACACCCAAACCATGTCTCCGAATATCCAGTTGAACTGGAAACCCGTCACAAATGTACGTGTTACCCGAATGCTaaggagaatatatttaatgttgaaagtGGTAACATGCTTGTTACAAATGTTAACAATGATACGTTAACGGAGCAAAGTACAATTGAGAATAATGTCAGTGAATCTCATCTCGATACGAAAAAAGGAATCACatgtaagaatattaattttgacaATATTGATGTATCTTCTTTACATTTTGATCATACTTACACCATTTCTAATGATTCTACAGTGGATACCAAGAATAATTCGAAAAGTAAAAAtctgataaatataataacttcaACAACAGATTCAATATCTGAAGACAGTTACATGGACAATACAAAAGATTTGGATGATTTGTTACCAATTACTCAAGCTGATTTATCCAATATTAATGGGAAGAAGAATAATGATGCTATCGGAATTGATTTCGATCAATTATCGACATTCAATATGGATATATTTGAAGATCTTCCTAAGTGTGATGAAATGATGAACACAGTGgataatttaaatgattcaTCCAATCTTTTTGCGGAGGAAGAAATTTCTCCAAATTTAGATAATACTGGAATATGCCTTCATGTAAATTCCGATAAAGTATCTTTGGAATTTTGCTCCATTTGCCATTTAAATAGCAAGAACACAGGATCGAATTGA
- the LOC116428223 gene encoding uncharacterized protein LOC116428223 isoform X1: protein MFLKNAKAISSYGKKVVLSSDSFLKIPKRNGYLVLVPEILEDVGTKDPLLKENKIPEFNTITVHKCIGAMGRQALEFEKEVKILETRLEGVENISPEILFEQVLDPIEKMYNSLNATWGIAKILYLGNRSIIPSECYMGIHNRARKALAIRFVNNLIYQACKSILNNKEIKLSTEQRKILEKYILEGKLNALAVTDRTREIHDALTERIINKTKEYAHNLEESIKLFKYTIRNPTVMKDFPEDALKAMAKDVEKYNVGPWLITLRPHILKPFMEYCPVRSLRQSIWEADVTKASVLQERLLNTSTPLEQLRALRQQRAELLGYKTYVHLSLETKMAESIENIYHTFDILLGTARPAQEYELMQLNSFANENGFAGTLQFWDIPFWSRKQLFSIHKYKEGDFKQYFPLPKVLSGTFELIERLFNVKIVESENLHVWHNDVHFFDVFDLNESSNEPVGSFYLDPYARNNEKVKVPNDSGHIVPINSRSKVSKTKPLVALLFNFQPPTEGKPSLLYFKDVKAIFQKFGRMLQHILTKVDYAELSGLTNVEWDAAYISDHFFENWLYEPSILHQISSHYDTKESLSAEMIKTLKDTKLQLAGFNLCKELYLSRFDLELHFCDKFWGVIMNRLWNKHFIMPQHKLDSHICSFESIFSGNFGAAYYSHIWSQMLAADLYSIFKEISVKNSTRDAMREIGDRYYATFLSVGGSQPMSETFRKFTGRDPNPIALLLNLELDDKSTIVKSRI, encoded by the exons ATGTTCTTAAAAAATGCAAAAGCAATCTCGTCCTACGGGAAAAAAGTTGTATTATCTAGCGATTCTTTTTTGAAAATTCCAAAACGCAATGGATACTTGGTACT CGTACCAGAAATTTTAGAAGATGTAGGAACAAAGGATCCTTTACTGAAGGAGAATAAAATTCCAGAATTTAATACCATCACAGTACACAAATGTATAGGTGCTATGGGAAGGCAAGCGTTAGAATTTGAAAAGGAAGTCAAAATCTTGGAGACAAGACTTGAAG GTGTTGAGAATATTTCCCCAGAGATTTTATTTGAACAGGTCCTTGATCCtatagaaaaaatgtataattctttGAATGCTACATGGGGtattgcaaaaatattatatttgggaAACCGAAGTATAATACCTTCAGAATGTTACATGGGTATTCACAACCGTGCTAGAAAAGCTTTAGCTATAAGATttgttaacaatttaatttatcaagcatgcaaatcaattttaaacaataaagaaatcaaattaaGTACAGAGCAAagaaaaattttagaaaaatatattttggaaGGAAAGTTAAATGCATTAGCAGTAACTGATAGAACCAGAGAAATCCACGATGCATTAacagaaagaataattaataaaactaaagaGTATGCACACAACTTGGAG GAAtccataaaactgtttaaatatacaataagaaACCCTACAGTTATGAAAGATTTTCCAGAAGATGCATTAAAAGCTATGGCAAAAgatgtagaaaaatataatgttgGTCCTTGGTTAATTACACTTCGTCCTCATATCTTGAAACCGTTCATgg AGTATTGTCCTGTACGTTCATTGAGACAAAGTATCTGGGAAGCAGATGTTACCAAAGCATCGGTATTGCAAGAAAGATTACTAAACACCAGTACACCATTAGAACAACTTCGAGCCCTAAGGCAACAACGAGCAGAGTTGTTAGGATATAAAACATATGTTCATTTAAGTCTGGAAACAAAAATGGCTGAATCTATAGAGAACATTTATCATACATTCGATATCTTATTAGGAACAG CACGTCCTGCTCAAGAGTATGAACTTATGCAGCTAAACTCATTTGCAAATGAAAATGGGTTTGCAGGTACGCTTCAGTTTTGGGACATACCCTTCTGGAGCAGGAAACAATTGTTTAGTATACACAA GTATAAAGAAGgagattttaaacaatattttccacTACCAAAGGTATTGTCTGGTACAtttgaattaattgaaagattatttaatgtaaaaatcgtTGAAAGTGAAAACCTACATGTCTGGCATAACGATGTCCACTTCTTTGATGTTTTTGACTTGAATGAATCGAGTAACGAACCTGTAGGAAGTTTTTATTTAGATCCTTATGCAAGGAATAATGAAAAGGTAAAAGTACCAAACGATTCTGGTCATATAGTGCCTATAAATAGTAGAAGCAAAGTAAGCAAAACAAAACCATTAGTCGCTTTACTGTTCAACTTTCAACCACCAACTGAAGGAAAACCCTCTTTACTTTACTTCAAAGATGTTAAGGCCATTTTCCAGAAG TTCGGGCGGATGTTACAACACATATTGACAAAGGTAGATTATGCCGAATTATCTGGACTTACAAATGTAGAATGGGACGCAGCATACATCTCTGatcatttctttgaaaattg GTTGTATGAACCATCAATTTTACACCAAATCTCTTCTCATTATGATACCAAAGAATCATTATCTGCAGAAATGATAAAAACGCTAAAAGACACAAAATTACAATTAGCTGGTTTTAACTTATGCAAGGAACTTTATTTATCGCGATTCGATCTGGAGCTACACTTTTG CGATAAATTTTGGGGTGTCATAATGAATCGCTTGTGGAACAAACACTTTATCATGCCCCAACATAAACTGGACAGTCACATCTGCTCGTTTGAAAGTATTTTTAGTGGAAACTTTGGAGCTGCTTACTACAG TCATATTTGGTCGCAAATGCTTGCAGCTGACTTGTACAGTATTTTTAAAGAGATATCAGTTAAAAATTCAACAAGGGACGCAATGCGAGAAATCGGTGACAGATATTATGCAACGTttctgtctgtaggaggaagtCAACCGATGAGTGAAACTTTCAGAAAATTCACGGGAAGAGATCCCAATCCTATAGCACTTTTACTAAATCTTGAATTAGATGATAAGTCTACTATAGTGAAATCCAGGATCTAG
- the LOC116428227 gene encoding uncharacterized protein LOC116428227 isoform X2 codes for MSGKLRGGTNVKWDSSSDEDDTYESKFNMRLRDSRRNPPQSENETVSEPRKRGRGPSKRPCLNRNALMARENRLRKKAYLEKIESKLSFYQQENKNLVNVIRKQNIDIKRLSGEVTYLRSILNNNTSITALLKTINEGLRKMSTQKNNSLHPNHVSEYPVELETRHKCTCYPNAKENIFNVESGNMLVTNVNNDTLTEQSTIENNVSESHLDTKKGITLDTKNNSKSKNLINIITSTTDSISEDSYMDNTKDLDDLLPITQADLSNINGKKNNDAIGIDFDQLSTFNMDIFEDLPKCDEMMNTVDNLNDSSNLFAEEEISPNLDNTGICLHVNSDKVSLEFCSICHLNSKNTGSN; via the exons ATGTCGGGAAAACTGCGAGGAGGGACAAATGTCAAATGGGACAGTTCCTCGGATGAGGATGACACGTACGaatctaaatttaatatgagATTGAGGGATTCTCGAAGAAACCCGCCGCAATCTGAAAATGAAACTGTTTCGGAGCCACGGAAACGAGGCAGGGGACCCTCTAAGAGACCCTGCCTTAACAGAAACGCTCTGATGGCTCGAGAGAACAGGCTTAGGAAGAAAGCATATCTCGAGAAAATAGAAAGCAAACTGTCATTTTATCAGcaagaaaataagaatttgGTAAATGTTATAAGGAAACAGAATATCGACATTAAAAGGTTGAGCGGCGAAGTTACATACCTCAGAAGCATTCTAAACAACAACACGAGTATCACTGCGTTGCTTAAGACTATCAATGAAGGCCTCCGAAAAATGAGTACACAGAAGAATAATTCGTTACACCCAAACCATGTCTCCGAATATCCAGTTGAACTGGAAACCCGTCACAAATGTACGTGTTACCCGAATGCTaaggagaatatatttaatgttgaaagtGGTAACATGCTTGTTACAAATGTTAACAATGATACGTTAACGGAGCAAAGTACAATTGAGAATAATGTCAGTGAATCTCATCTCGATACGAAAAAAGGAATCACat TGGATACCAAGAATAATTCGAAAAGTAAAAAtctgataaatataataacttcaACAACAGATTCAATATCTGAAGACAGTTACATGGACAATACAAAAGATTTGGATGATTTGTTACCAATTACTCAAGCTGATTTATCCAATATTAATGGGAAGAAGAATAATGATGCTATCGGAATTGATTTCGATCAATTATCGACATTCAATATGGATATATTTGAAGATCTTCCTAAGTGTGATGAAATGATGAACACAGTGgataatttaaatgattcaTCCAATCTTTTTGCGGAGGAAGAAATTTCTCCAAATTTAGATAATACTGGAATATGCCTTCATGTAAATTCCGATAAAGTATCTTTGGAATTTTGCTCCATTTGCCATTTAAATAGCAAGAACACAGGATCGAATTGA
- the LOC116428223 gene encoding uncharacterized protein LOC116428223 isoform X2 — MYNSLNATWGIAKILYLGNRSIIPSECYMGIHNRARKALAIRFVNNLIYQACKSILNNKEIKLSTEQRKILEKYILEGKLNALAVTDRTREIHDALTERIINKTKEYAHNLEESIKLFKYTIRNPTVMKDFPEDALKAMAKDVEKYNVGPWLITLRPHILKPFMEYCPVRSLRQSIWEADVTKASVLQERLLNTSTPLEQLRALRQQRAELLGYKTYVHLSLETKMAESIENIYHTFDILLGTARPAQEYELMQLNSFANENGFAGTLQFWDIPFWSRKQLFSIHKYKEGDFKQYFPLPKVLSGTFELIERLFNVKIVESENLHVWHNDVHFFDVFDLNESSNEPVGSFYLDPYARNNEKVKVPNDSGHIVPINSRSKVSKTKPLVALLFNFQPPTEGKPSLLYFKDVKAIFQKFGRMLQHILTKVDYAELSGLTNVEWDAAYISDHFFENWLYEPSILHQISSHYDTKESLSAEMIKTLKDTKLQLAGFNLCKELYLSRFDLELHFCDKFWGVIMNRLWNKHFIMPQHKLDSHICSFESIFSGNFGAAYYSHIWSQMLAADLYSIFKEISVKNSTRDAMREIGDRYYATFLSVGGSQPMSETFRKFTGRDPNPIALLLNLELDDKSTIVKSRI; from the exons atgtataattctttGAATGCTACATGGGGtattgcaaaaatattatatttgggaAACCGAAGTATAATACCTTCAGAATGTTACATGGGTATTCACAACCGTGCTAGAAAAGCTTTAGCTATAAGATttgttaacaatttaatttatcaagcatgcaaatcaattttaaacaataaagaaatcaaattaaGTACAGAGCAAagaaaaattttagaaaaatatattttggaaGGAAAGTTAAATGCATTAGCAGTAACTGATAGAACCAGAGAAATCCACGATGCATTAacagaaagaataattaataaaactaaagaGTATGCACACAACTTGGAG GAAtccataaaactgtttaaatatacaataagaaACCCTACAGTTATGAAAGATTTTCCAGAAGATGCATTAAAAGCTATGGCAAAAgatgtagaaaaatataatgttgGTCCTTGGTTAATTACACTTCGTCCTCATATCTTGAAACCGTTCATgg AGTATTGTCCTGTACGTTCATTGAGACAAAGTATCTGGGAAGCAGATGTTACCAAAGCATCGGTATTGCAAGAAAGATTACTAAACACCAGTACACCATTAGAACAACTTCGAGCCCTAAGGCAACAACGAGCAGAGTTGTTAGGATATAAAACATATGTTCATTTAAGTCTGGAAACAAAAATGGCTGAATCTATAGAGAACATTTATCATACATTCGATATCTTATTAGGAACAG CACGTCCTGCTCAAGAGTATGAACTTATGCAGCTAAACTCATTTGCAAATGAAAATGGGTTTGCAGGTACGCTTCAGTTTTGGGACATACCCTTCTGGAGCAGGAAACAATTGTTTAGTATACACAA GTATAAAGAAGgagattttaaacaatattttccacTACCAAAGGTATTGTCTGGTACAtttgaattaattgaaagattatttaatgtaaaaatcgtTGAAAGTGAAAACCTACATGTCTGGCATAACGATGTCCACTTCTTTGATGTTTTTGACTTGAATGAATCGAGTAACGAACCTGTAGGAAGTTTTTATTTAGATCCTTATGCAAGGAATAATGAAAAGGTAAAAGTACCAAACGATTCTGGTCATATAGTGCCTATAAATAGTAGAAGCAAAGTAAGCAAAACAAAACCATTAGTCGCTTTACTGTTCAACTTTCAACCACCAACTGAAGGAAAACCCTCTTTACTTTACTTCAAAGATGTTAAGGCCATTTTCCAGAAG TTCGGGCGGATGTTACAACACATATTGACAAAGGTAGATTATGCCGAATTATCTGGACTTACAAATGTAGAATGGGACGCAGCATACATCTCTGatcatttctttgaaaattg GTTGTATGAACCATCAATTTTACACCAAATCTCTTCTCATTATGATACCAAAGAATCATTATCTGCAGAAATGATAAAAACGCTAAAAGACACAAAATTACAATTAGCTGGTTTTAACTTATGCAAGGAACTTTATTTATCGCGATTCGATCTGGAGCTACACTTTTG CGATAAATTTTGGGGTGTCATAATGAATCGCTTGTGGAACAAACACTTTATCATGCCCCAACATAAACTGGACAGTCACATCTGCTCGTTTGAAAGTATTTTTAGTGGAAACTTTGGAGCTGCTTACTACAG TCATATTTGGTCGCAAATGCTTGCAGCTGACTTGTACAGTATTTTTAAAGAGATATCAGTTAAAAATTCAACAAGGGACGCAATGCGAGAAATCGGTGACAGATATTATGCAACGTttctgtctgtaggaggaagtCAACCGATGAGTGAAACTTTCAGAAAATTCACGGGAAGAGATCCCAATCCTATAGCACTTTTACTAAATCTTGAATTAGATGATAAGTCTACTATAGTGAAATCCAGGATCTAG
- the Syx8 gene encoding syntaxin 8 — MALVHIEDSDPWLVEYDACEKLFRDIMEQLTARNKHPKASQTYASLSVNVRILLKQYNREVQQLKNKVDDASRSKTITIEEAERRMRQIEVLQSRDVQLQKLYNARADNYASSRTSLFTSKASAFADGGTTSWAADDDDEKLIDVQVSVEDIRSQQERVLQEQDKGLEELCKVIARQKEIGQNISNEVDHQSEIIDSLADHMDRTDESLVNKTRQVQSISFKDRACGYWIVIIILFICIVIVSLV; from the exons ATGGCACTTGTGCACATTGAAGACAGTGACCCTTG GTTAGTGGAGTACGATGCCTGCGAGAAACTCTTTAGGGATATCATGGAACAACTCACGGCACGTAATAAACACCCAAAGGCTTCACAAACATACGCAAGCTTATCTGTAAATGTACGAATACTTTTGAAACAATACAATAGAGAAGTTCAACAACTTAAGAATAAAGTGGATGATGCATCAAGATCCAAAACTAT aacTATTGAGGAAGCAGAACGGAGAATGCGTCAGATAGAAGTATTACAAAGTAGAGATGTACAATTGCAGAAGCTGTATAACGCTCGTGCAGATAATTATGCATCTTCTCGTACCAGTTTATTTACGTCCAAAGCATCTGCATTTGCAGATGGTGGTACTACCTCTTGGGCAGCTGACGACGATGATGAAAAGCTTATAGATGTTCAAGTATCTGTTGAAGATATTAGATCTCAACAGGAGAGAGTTTTACAAG AGCAAGACAAAGGATTAGAAGAATTATGTAAAGTTATTGCAAGACAAAAAGAAATTGGTCAAAACATCAGTAATGAAGTAGATCATCAGAGTG AAATAATCGATAGTTTAGCTGATCATATGGATAGAACTGATGAGTCGTTAGTTAATAAAACGCGCCAAGTACAAAGTATCAGCTTTAAAGATCGCGCGTGCGGCTATTGGATAGTAATAATTATCCTGTTTATTTGCATCGTTATAGTCTCTTTGGTTTAA
- the LOC116428226 gene encoding uncharacterized protein LOC116428226: MASSLSAYWVKFFKGAGFPQDVATKHAVVFSNNRIKPDMLPDLDKPSLKEMGITLMGDMIAILRYAKKVVEETTCERFLVDTEDPSTIPKQIAKKVVTKTPIKTVASKVKSDAVVTKKIVKVPTSSVKKTVSVKKPVSTSNEVIADFTNQKKQTILKRKLDNEEYDSNNEEEWNGTVKKIKSLDNKDDKVGYTVILPKGSTSRSQQILKKSTEQKRTVFDRLGDSSVTSTTNLAETSPTFNITGLGKDVLKRSISVFKRLGDKDAQKDNTTQVGILKNGASSTGILKTKSTGTRTSIITTNKVIPKTMGTMRADQEASRKVMTSNMTQLVKTSKKISFNNTSSNNTRTTKSSVTSGKLASERLTSIPAKARLGTVKPTGTKQVTFDRITTVAHLKKPDVFSRLGI, translated from the exons ATGGCATCATCGTTATCAG CATATTGGGTAAAATTCTTTAAGGGTGCAGGATTTCCTCAAGATGTAGCCACAAAGCATGCCGTTGTATTTTCTAATAATCGTATAAAACCAGATATGCTGCCAGATTTGGACAAACCTAGTCTAAAAGAAATGGGCATAACTTTAATGGGAGATATGATTGCGATTTTAAGGTATGCAAAGAAAGTAGTCGAAGAGACGACGTGTGAAAGATTTCTTGTCGATACAGAAGACCCATCCACAATTCCGAAACAAATCGCAAAGAAAGTAGTGACTAAAACACCTATTAAAACAGTGGCTTCCAAAGTTAAATCTGATGCTGTAGTCACAAAGAAGATTGTGAAAGTTCCGACAAGTTCAGTGAAGAAAACTGTTAGTGTTAAAAAACCAGTATCCACATCTAACGAAGTAATAGCGGACTTTACCAATCAAAAGAAACAAACTATTCTCAAAAGAAAATTAGATAATGAAGAATATGACAGTAACAATGAAGAAGAATGGAATGGaacagttaaaaaaataaagtcaTTAGATAATAAGGATGATAAAGTAGGCTATACAGTAATACTTCCAAAAGGATCAACATCTAGAAGTCAACAGATTCTTAAAAAGTCTACAGAACAAAAGAGAACTGTTTTCGATAGACTAGGTGATAGTTCTGTAACCAGTACAACAAACCTGGCAGAAACATCTccaacatttaatattactgGATTAGGAAAAGATGTGTTGAAGAGATCTATAAGTGTCTTTAAACGATTAGGAGATAAAGATGCCCAGAAAGATAATACAACTCAAGTAggtatattaaaaaatggagCATCTAGTACGGGAATACTAAAGACTAAAAGTACTGGCACGAGAACCTCTATCATTACAACAAATAAAGTAATACCAAAAACCATGGGGACAATGAGAGCTGATCAAGAAGCTAGTAGAAAAGTTATGACAAGCAATATGACTCAACTAGTGAAAACAAgtaaaaaaatttctttcaataacacATCTTCAAACAATACTAGAACAACAAAGTCTAGCGTTACATCCGGAAAATTAG ccTCTGAACGACTGACTTCGATACCAGCGAAAGCACGTTTGGGAACAGTAAAGCCAACTGGCACTAAACAAGTAACTTTTGATAGAATTACAACAGTGGCACATCTAAAGAAACCAGATGTTTTCAGTCGCCTTGGAATTTGA